CATGTCAAGGACAGATACATGTCTGCTAAGTCGTGTTCATAGAATGAGGGTGAGTGATGCCACAGAGAAATTTGTGTGTGTCCTcgtcagaaagagagagagcaaagAAGTGTCCTGGCCAAAGCTGGCGTAGTGAGTCGTGAGTGGGCGGGGCAGTGAATGTGTCTGCAGCAGACCTGCCTACGGTgtgaatatgtgtatgtgtgtatatatatgtgtgtgtgtgtgtgtgtatgttggtaTGGTGAGAGGAGGGAAAGAAAATGCTGGGTATAAGAAGGGAAAGAAAATGCTGATGCAAGACCAGGATGGCAGGGCAGGAACACACAGGAGCAAACACATTTTGGATTATTTATAAGGGTCTCCAATGTCTGGGCTAGGAGCAGTGATGTTGAGAATCCTGCTGAGCTGTGGGAGTAGAACTGGGGCAAACTCctctagactttttttttttgcctgccaaaatgtacatgtatgtgctatGGGAGTAGTTGTGTCCATGCTATCAAACAATGTAATGCAGTATGTAAGGGAGAGAACCAATGCCTTCAAGCATAtcaacctcttttttttttctctctctttacaaTAGGGCTTGAAACaattcatgattaaaaaaaagaagaagctataTTTGTTTCTTGGAGTGTATGAATTAAAGCAGACACCTAGAAAGTACGTGAAGACATGGGACAGTGGATTTCAGTTTATGTGAGATGCAGGAAGTGACATTATTTGATAGCATTTTGCATAAGAATGATATAATTATCCCTTCCTGCCAAGGTCTGCACAATTTTGTTCATTTCCTTCTGTTTTCCTCTGCCCAGTTTGTGCCTGGAGTAACTGTGTTGCATTCCTTTGGACGGAATAAAAAAAtctaacccctcccccccccccccccaaaaaaaaaaaaaaaagaaaaaaaaaagtatcattcTGGAATGTCCCTAGGTATGTTGGGTGCAACCAAGTAGTACGTGACATCTGAAAAATGGAGGCATCGTGAGAGAATGGTTGGAATTCGTTGAGTCAGTGAATGAATGGCCTGGCAGGGGAAGATGTATTTCCTGGTTGCAATCTACTGCAAGTTTTGGTTTCTCACCTTCCAGGTGTGCTAACCCTGGATGAATAACATTCCTACAACATGAGTCACCATTTTTACAAACAGTAATTAAATCACCATCTTTATGTActctcttgttttctttctccatatctctcCTTCCCTTTCCTATTTCTGTTTTGTCTATCTTATTTTCAACCATccatcctctcttctctcttatCTGTCTCTTTATGAATCTTGTATCTCTTCACTCCATCTCTTCTTCCCATCCCTTCATCTTTCTGTTCTACAGGAGCATTCCTCATCCCGTACATCgtgatgttgttgtttgctGGTCTGCCCCTCTTCTTCCTGGAGCTGTGCTTTGGCCAGTACAGCAGCAGCGGACCAATCAGTGCCTGGAGATCTGTGCCCATGATGAAGGGTAAGACCATGATTTTCATCCTGACGTGGGCGTTGACACATTGattaggagaaaaaaaagaagttatggTTATAGCCAATTTTCAAATTAGCAAGAGATCACAAACGAGATGTTCTGGAGAGGTGttaagagaaggagaagaaacaagATATTGCGTTTGTATGATGTTGCGTATCCATGCTGTGTGGCGCATTCACAGTACTGCCAtcaacctctttttttttttcaagttttaatCGAGAGATATTAGAATGAGCATGGCCGTCATGTGGGACTTCAGTCTCTAAAAATAAGGAATGAGTATTCATATGTtatgtatggggggggggggggaatttgttttatataatgtagagtaaatatttaCGATATGTTCTCATCTTTGAATGTACTATTAATAAATATCTTTTCCTGGATGTACTCCTCAGGTGTTGGATACGGGATGGTGGCCGTCTCAGCTTGGGTGGCCATTTACTACAATGTCATCATCACCTACACCATCTTCTACATGTTCAAGAGCATGACCTCCAAGCTTCCCTGGATCGGCTGCCACCACGAGTGGAACACACCCTACTGCAGTGAGCTGGTGGAGGACTGCATGAAGGCGGGCGGGATCATGACCATGAACAACACCTGCATCTCCGTCGGCAACATGACCATAGACGAGATAGACAGCTACAACGTTACCATGGATGGCAACATCACAGTCTCCTTCAATGACCCCCTGGCTGACATGAGGCGCCGCCCAAGCGAAGAGTATTACAGGTAGGGCAGTCTGTTCTAGTGTGTCTAATCAAAAAATGTTAATCCATTAGAACTTTGTGGTCTAGCAGGTGATCAGTAAGCACTTTTGATCCTTTCAAGAGAAACTGATGTTGTTCTACCTGACATCTGGCCTCTTCTgaaagttccccccccccccccgaaaggtAGTTGGTTTCAATTTATGCCCGCCCCGATAGCATCAATTCTTCTGAAATGTGAGCAAATCTTGGTGACAGATTGATTTTTGAGATGGCTAGAGTACAAAGAAATACCCCAAAAAATTATGATCTAGTTAGTGTAGTATTGATTTGAGTTTCTGATGAAGGGCTacaatggaggggggggggggatgttatTATTTATTACAGTGATGCTACATACCCAGATCATTTCAGCCCAGCCCTTATTGCCACAGGActgagtaaatgaatgaatgaatgaatgaatgaatgaatgtatgaatgtatgaatgtgcATGTGAATGTTTCTATTCTTGTCTGGTGCGACCCACAGGCACGGGGTCCTCCATGATTCAGAAGACATGGGAAAGTTTGGCTACGTCATCTGGCAGCTGGCACTCTGTCTGCTTCTGGCCTGGACTCTGGAGTTCATCTTTCTTGCCAAGGGTGTCAAGTCATCAGGAAAGGTGAGTTATCTTTCCAGTCACTCAAGCTTTACTAGGGAACTTTTGATTTTCGCGGCGGgaacgttcagagggaaaaaccTGTTCTGAGCATGCACTGAATCACATATCATAGTCGATCTATAGCTCGCGTCCTCTAAATTTTCACTACACGTCCTGTGCTATTTTTACGTCCACTCTATTCACGATGTAGAGAGCTAcctcatgcaccgatcatatgggggcggcATTTAATTTTTTATAGGTTGCGTCTCGGCGCAATCTAAAGCTGCTtttcaacacgacgcagggaagaGGAAAACGTCCAGCTCAAGCGTcatctcaaacgtccgcgctgcaaatctaaagctccctattgtctCTTGCATTATATCCAGCAATGATACAAGAACATCAGCATCTCCTTATGTTGTAGTCTTGGGTCGTataaccacaacaacaacagcaacatgcTGGCACATTTAAAGACCCAGTTTTGTGGGGATCCATGGAGCAGGAAGGCTCTGTTTAGATATGTTTGGGAATTCCTGTAACAAACTGTGTACaactttatcactgatctctgtaagtacacacacagccacaGAATGTAGACTGGAGTTGGATCATTACCAGTAAGTGTAGGCTTCAAGGCATATTTGCGCTGACtggtgtttttgttgtgttggaATGTGCTCTGATAGGCAGCTAACGAATTGGACCAACCGCTACAGGGTGTGTAAAAACTAAAGGCCATGATGGAGTTCCTTCTTGGAATGCAAAGTATGATGAAATATTTGCTTCTCAACTTTATATGTGGTAAAGAAATTATGACATGAGTATGTAAAGTGAATTTGACATAAATTGGTAAAAAATATAAGTGTTCTTGTCCAGTGCATGGAATGTGTTACCCATCCCATAATGATCTCTCTTTATCTGTGTGTCCAGGTTGTCTACTTCACCGCCATCTTCCCGTACATCGTCCTCTTTATTCTTTTGATCCGTGGCCTGACCCTGCCAGGACACATGGAGGGAATCCTCTTCTTCATCAAACCGAAATGGGAGCTCCTCAGGAACCCACGGGTAAGTACTGCCTGTACTGATTTTTGTAATCTGTAGCACCATTATCTTCGTAATATAAAGCTATGCAGGCCACAGATATCGAATGCCTGGAAATGTTTGACTGTTGGTCAGAAAACTATATGTCATTTGTTGCAGCCTTGAAAtaattgttatttatttttttgctggcattacatttcatttaaaaatatcCTTGTGCTCTATACTCTTGTGTTATggttcttgggggggggggggaaagttTATTTTATTGCATGCTTCGTTATCAGAAGTATGGTGTTATTGTTATGTGAActcatttggttttgtttatatgtttttgtgtgtaccTCAGGTGTGGAAGGATGCTGCAGTTCAAATTTTCTTCTCCCTCAGCGCATCTTGGGGTGGTCTCATTACCTTGTCATCATACAACAGATTTAAAAATAACTGCATGAGGTGAGATGTGTGCCTTTAAACAGTACATTCTAGCTTAGTACATTTCCTGTATGAATTTTACCATTAACCTGTTCTTTGCATTACATGATCCCGAGATACCTAGAGCATTTTCAGAGGAACGGCCAGTCACTGGCAAGGAGTTGAGATCAAGATAGATTTTCCACCACGAGTAGTAGATATTGCTGTGAACGTGTGTAGCATTATTGCCCTTTGAAGGCAAGTGACATTAGTAGTGAGTATTTGTCTCAGTATGTTCAAAACTTCTTATCAATCTTTTTGTCTTCTATCTACCAACAGGGATGCCCTCATTGTTCCAGTTCTGAACTGCGCTACAAGTATTTTTGCAGGGTTTGTCATCTTTTCCATCATGGGGTACATGGCTCACGAACTTGGGAAGCCTGTCGGTGAGGTTGTGGACGAACAGTTTGGTCTGGCCTTTATCGCTTACCCGGAGGCGGTAGCTAGGTTACCCATCTCTCCTCTCTGggccttcctcttcttcttcatgcTGATCACTCTGGGTCTTGGTTCACAGGTGGGTTTCTTTGATATTTGACTCATATGGGGGCACTTTACTGGCCAAGATATAAACATTTGTGTCTGTGAAATTAGTATGCTGTACATTGCCTTTAGCAACACTGGCATGTCccttacaatgtatttatgaaAGAGGCTTGATAATGTAAAAACCAAGAATttgtataatatgcataatattgCATGTAAAGACATTTATTTGATTTAGCATCTTGTAGCATAATCATACCCTCTGAAAGATCATTATCCTTTCCTGAATGTTTTAAAGATGTTTAATTCCATTTCCATTGTATATTCTCTTTCACAGCTGTGTATAGTTGAAACTGTTGTAACGTCCATCGCTGACGAATTCCCCAACCTGCTCAGGAAGCGGAAAATCTTTGTTCTTGGAACTTACTGCCTTCTGGCGTTCTTCCTTGGATTAATTTGCGTGACTCAGGTGAGTGTTTTGCAAAATTATCtttcctctcttcctctctgtctCACATTATGTGTGGCAACTCAGACAAATATAGAGGAAGGGATACAGGACTGAAAGGGTCTCGGGCAACATGTTGAGTTGTTGAAAGAATGGGGTAGCCCAGAACTTAAACACTGGAGAATTATTTCCATGTAGCGTGTAGTATCCTTGTTGTTGGTGCAAATGCTAACAACAGCCATCAACCCTTATATAGTGTGTCTAATATAATGCCCTGCTGTGTAATTATAAGTTCTTAGGACTTAGTTGAGCTCCAGATGAGCCTTCATGTAAAGtgtattgctcttttttttttccacttctaTCTCATTGGAAAAAAGTAATCTCTCATGATGTGAATCTTGTATTCCTCTGTTTTGCAGGCTGGAAATTACTGGGTCATCCTTATGGACAAATATGCCGCCGACTTTGCCCTGCTTATCTTCGGCATGAGCGAATGCATCGGCATGGGCTGGATTTACGGTGTCAAGACGTTTACCAATGACATCCGCAGCATGCTGGGTGATAGGATTGTTGACCATCCTCTTTTCAACTGGTGGAAGCTCAACTGGTGTTTCCTTACACCGGCTGTGCTCTCAGTAAGTAGCCAAGTCCTTGTAGAGTTGACTGGGTATCGGGAGTTTTTATCAAACATGCCTAGGAAGAGAATATATTCAAAAagtgtgtatatgtttgtttgtttgtttgtttttttcgtaatatttgttttggttgaaatgaagtgtaaaaataaGATGTGACTTGTTCTTTTCTTAGATGATTTGCAGATATCTAGCAGAGATTTGCTACTTTCTTGGATAACTTTCTGACATGTATTTTGTAAGAACTTTTCTTCCTTGTTGCTACCTCTGGTTGGTATGAACCTGAAACTGCACAGTGTGTGAGAGGATAAACTCTGTAAAATGTAAGGCGATCATTCTTTGGTGCACGTTCAGAAGTTTAATGTTTTGGAGTTTGAAGCCAATCATTAGTAGGGCTGTCATATGGAACAGTTTCAGACCTGTAGAAGTTGATTGTGTGAGCTGCCTGGGTTTGTGCAAGCAGGGTGTTATTCAAGTCCTCTTGTTTTCCTCTCTTCCCGATAGTTTGTCATGCTCTTCAGCTGGATTTCTTGGGAACCTCCGATGGCCACCGAGACGTACGCCTTCCCTCCCTGGGCCCACGTCCTTGGCTGGCTCCTTATTGTTTCTATCATCATGTGGATTCCAATCTATTGGGTGTATGCCTTCGTCAGTGCCAAGGGAGACTCCTTCCGAGAGGTGAGATgctttcatgaaattttttttctctacggCTAGCTGCAAACATGCCAAGAATGAGAAACAAAGACACCTTCTGTGTGATAATGTATCATTGAATTGAGGGTTTTATGCAGGGGATGTCCATAACTTTCACAGATGCCAATTATTAcctttttgcagtatttttgttgttgtgttgtttgtttgtgttttttttttgccaaaattactCTAGAATTCATGGGAAATACTGTTTTTCCACCCAAATTATGCCTCTTCAACTGTAATACTGTAATGCCAGTTAAAAGGTTGGCATCAGTGCTGTATACTCATAAGAGGGACATGAGTGATATTGTATCATAACCTTGCATCTTGCCGATGCCCTTGCATGGTTATGTAAGTGGTAGAGGTAGCATTTGATGTAGCAAGGGATGATGGATGTTGTGTGTGCAAAACTTCTAACTGttgtctttgtctttctttgtaCTGTCCTCTGCAGCGCATCAAGGCCATGACTACTCCCACTGCATCCTGGGGACCAATGGTTGAGGCCAACAGGCAACACGCCTGGGACGTCCACAGTCAGAACGGTACCAGCATGGGAGGCGAGCTCCAGAAGTGTTCCCCAGGACCTTCGGCTGTCTACCACCCTGCCCCACTGAGGGAGACAGTCTAACGATGCTCCCTTCGCCCCCTTCTGCTGCCCTCAGAACTACAGCTTGAGCAAGATTGAGGGCAGCAGTGAAGGGAGTGAGGACCGTTTGTCATGTTTGCAAATTCCTCCTGGAGGGTTATTTGCAAACTGAATCATATCCTGAAAAagtcaaagtaaaaaaaaaatgaaacttaaaaaaaaaaaaaaaaactgtggtGCAAAGGTCAAGGAAACAGGGTCGTGCATAGGAGGAACCCTCAGCAGTCAACTTGTGCTGGGCAGTGGGGTGATCTGATCCAGGAAGCTTCAGCTAGGAAGCACACCAGACGAATCTCTCTGCCCTGTCATGAAGGCTGCGTTCACCCGCCCCCTTTCCCCTTCTTGCCTGTGGTAGCAAAACCTGCGCTACCTGCCGCTGATGACGTATGGGCCTCTGAGCGGGCCCCTCGGGGCCACCTTGCTGCCGAAGAAGTAAGCCCGCAGTAGCATGTTGGACAAAAAGAGGCGCTCTGTGACATTCCCAGTTGGGAAGAGATGACTAAAGTGATCTGAGCATTCTTCGGCAGGGTCTGCTTAAGCTATGAAAAGCTGGGCCACAAGGATTGCTCCATCTAACTGCTTTTGACCACACTGGTCTACATCTGTCCAAGGTTTCCATCGAAAGTGAGCTCCACCAGACAGTTGAGAGCGCAGGACTGTTAAGCAGCTTCCCCCTGGATGTGCGACCAGAGTGAATGCCCAGCAATTGCTTCTGCACCAACATTTGTTTCGCACATGGAAGATCGTGGTTGAGGATTCCATAAACGTTgcgaaaaaaaatcaactcggAAGTACAAAGGAAGTGATTGCAATCCCATTGACTAATTTGTGACTATTTATTCGCTGGTCGTGAATCTCGACTAACAATCCATGCCCTGCGGTGGCAGGCGGTTCTCCTGAAAtttagtttgtacataaaaatatCCAATTTCTACCAGCCCTCATCTCTGAAGTGGAGGAGTGAGGGCGTGTGTGTTTCAAGTGCCTCTTTCGTTAGATGAAATCCCGCTAACAATTCGCTTGTGGTCTCCAACTCATCACGCAGATGAGTACTGTTTAGGTATTGTCGCTGATTGGTCTCTCCTCAAAAATCTGTTCGGTAAATGAGTTGCCTCGTTGGCAACGCAAGAGAACGTCAGCTCCTGTATACATGGTAGAAGTTACAGGTGTATGAGATACATAGATATTGTATCAGGTACTGCAGTGCAAACAATGTAGTCACTGACTCTGAATCCAATGCAGTTGGAGCGGTGTTTGTTTGCTGAGGAGAGACTGAGACGTGAATCGGGATACCAGATGGAATGACGTCTGTTTGGACTATTCTACTAAATTTCATCCCCACCTGATTATTTAAAGTGCAAAGAGAGTGGATAAAAGCAACAATGTATGAATAGATACCCTGACATACTTTGTGAAATAGTTGTGTAGAATCTAGAATGTTATCATTGTGGCAATGGTTGTTGAGGTGCCGCTAAGACATTCCAAGACGTTGAAGTCTCAGATTTCTATTGTGTTAATTTTGGCTGATAGTTTTAGGTGAAAGGAGAACAGTAGCACAGGAACTTCAATTTTTATGTTTCACAAAGTACAGGGTCCTCTCATGGACAGACATGCATACTATACTGTTCTCGAAAGTATTGCAgccatgtgtgtttgtgtgtgcttatTGTATATAATGTAAATATGTAAATAGTAGAAATGGCGGCAGCATGTAGATACAGATATCTATGAATATATTTCACATAGGTGAGTAGCACAAAAATACCTCCTGCTCCCCAGTCTTAACATACAGGAAAGTGAGTAATGTCATGTGAGAACATGGAATCAGTCCGTATTAGTTTCATGAACATGGAATGAGATATTTGCTGCATTAGTTCTGACTTACAAGTTACGACAATTATGTTCGCATGTGAGGCCATACAATTAGATCAAACCACCGGTTTGATTCTAGTACAGCTGTTGAGGTGGCACACCAAAGGCACACTTTCAGTATGTTGGTTTATCTAGCAGAATCCAGACATCCTTAGCCCCATTAACCTGATAACTTTTTAGCACAATTTCAACGACTTCGCCACCCTTGGTGGTTTTTTACTCTCAGGACTATGTTCCACCGATGTTTGGATGTTCCCGTAATGTATTTATCGCGGCATTTTCATGGAGAAAAGTTCCCTGCTTTTACTTCCAATGTGAAAGTCCCAGATGTTATGGGTTTGGGTTTTGCAGATACCATATACCTAATAAGATATGTACATAACTGAGAAAAATATGCcctgtacattgtgtatttatgtgtatatacagtatatatcaagaaaacatggagaaaacttgcaaaaaaaaaaatcaaaataaattaaaaaataaaaaaaaatctaaaataaaaaaaaaatgtaaaaattagaGTAGATGCTGTGaataaatgtttcaagaaaagtaaaattttatgcaCAATTTCTGTTTAACTTCAGAGAGACTTGCATGTCTGCATTGTAGGATCATATGACATCCATCCCAACTGTGTTAAGTGTGCTATATATGATCAACAGTCCAGAATTTACCTCAGATAACCTCAGAATTCAATTCTGAATGATTCTGTCTCCTTTGACAAAACACGGAAAGAATGAACAGAAAGACTTTGATCCGAAACGGAAGTGTAAGTGATCCAACATCACATGATACGGAGAGCTCATCcacaaagaagaaatatatcagCACTGAGTGTGATGCAGTCTGAGAGAAGGGTTTCCTTTTGCAGAATTCACCCTGCAAAGTTTGTTAGAAAATCTACCAACAGTCTGTACATAGTGTAAAGACACTCCTTTGCTTGGTTCCTTCATCCCCCCTTCCCACATTGTTGTACTCAGGGCATATGTGGTTTGTGAATCTCTGGTAACAGCAAGAGGGAGAGAATGCTAGTTTGCAGCACAATTTTGCAATGCGCACATATCAATGCAAATATTGGTACCGGCCTTAGTCCCTGCAGTATGCTACTGATTGCTCAGTTCACTTAAACTGTGGAAGAGGCTTGTGGATAAGGAAATCTGTGTATGGTGTAAGTTGGGTtgcaagaaaagaagaagaattagtTTGTgatgtttccttctttttttttttaatcggttTGATCAAAACTTTGGGCTTCCAACTAAGCTTTTTTTCATAGAATGTTTGGAGTAAGAGTCTTGTTAGCCTTACTGTCATTTCCTTGGTAGACTCAAAATGATCCAGTCTAGGGCCCCCTTGCAGTAACTAGAgctattttgtaatttttttgccGAAAAGTAGCTCCCATTCCCCACCCTACCCCCTTTTTTCATTCAGAGCACCCAGTATTGTCTAATCCAAGTGGTTAATGATTGGAGCAGCAATAAGTACACTGATCAAATGAAGTATTCCTTGGAGTTTATGTTCTTTCTTTGCAGTTCATCTCATGGGAATTATTCAAAAACCCTCACAAAGTATCAAGTTTTCCTCAAAAGTATTGCTCCCACTGCCAGCTGCACCACAAGTATTAATCTAATTCTAGAACAATTTTATAAGTAGCCAAACACTCTCAAAGACGAGGGAATTACCCCGAGTATTACTGCAGTGAGAAAGGCCAAAACTCTGGTCCAGTGTACCTAGTTTGTTTGTAGCTTAGATGCCCCACCGGTCCTGGACGCATCATTTTGTATACTTAAAGCTACAATGTACCAGGAATCAGTCAGAAATTTTCATAACACTCTTAAATTGCAGAAATGAaagttcctttttgtttttatggcagtctgatgaatcctgTTCTGTCTTCAAGACATTCCATTTGGAACTGTGTATTCAGGAGCACCGAGTGTGCCATAAATGATGACCACACAGGTTGTACAAAATGGTCTTTGTCTCAATGTTCAGTTCCTCGTATGGAGAGGAATATTAGGCATCAGTAATTTAAAAGTGATTATGGACAATGTCTAGAATAAAAATGACCTTAGTAGAGATTGATTTGGGTGAAACCAGTCCAAGTTTTGGTTTGTTCAACATATCATTTATGGGGTGTAGACAGCATCTTaacattgtatacattttcatgcaattttgCTGTGGGTTATAAAAGCAGCTGTAGAATGTTACCATTTGtacaatattttaaaaattGTTTAAAGCCAACATTTCAGCACATTCTCATGTCCCTGTCACAGGTCCGTTTGTGAAGGATTTGTTTTCAACCATATTTTGACTATACAGTAATAACCATTCAGAGCCAAGCAAAAACCGTATTACTTGCGAGAAAATATTAATACGCAGGTATATTCTACGAATGTAGTTGCCATTTTTGTGTAAACTAAGTAACAAAgtagaaacacacaaaaaagtataCTTATTATTGGTAAATTCAATCAATTAATCGGTAATTTCATATATCAATGCAGCTCTCCATccattgttaatttgtttggtAGTTTCCGCAATGTCCATACATACCATTCAGatacttgtacatgtgtgtTGCTGTGTGAACTGTGTATGAGGCTATTCTTTCTCCCTGCTTAACTGGTTCTTCCACCCTATATTGGTGAATGGAACAGTCCTGGCTATCATTAGATCACTAATGACTGGGACTACTACATTCTACTAGATAGGGTGTTAGCACCAGGGTGTGAAAAGTTGAGCCAACAAATACAGGGTcataatatacagtgtatgtactgTGTTTGTAACTTATTTCAAAGTTATCTTTTCActatatgaacatgtacatttgtatacaaaCTATCTATATGAATGTCGGAATATAACATCCATGATGTGTATTCTCAAGTTACGCCCCTTGTCTGCATTTGTAagggtgtgtgtgggtgtgtatttatgaatatgtgtatcaagtgtatgtgtgtgtacatacatttACTTACCAgtttatgtatttatatgtgcacaaacatacacacgcacacatgcacacagactcgtacaaacgtcatgctcTCATAAGTTTTACTTTGTTGGAGCCTTGTGGATTTGTTTTCCTCCGATTCAtgcaaaaaatcaataaaattttatctttttgtcTTGAACACCATGTTTTGATATAAGTCCTTCTGTTTGTCCATAATTTCCCAAGAGTTGAGAGAAGTGAAAGGCAGTGTGATTGTGAGTGAAATGGATACTCCTTTCTTTTTTAGCATCATAGAATCACAGACTCTTTGTTTCTCAGAAAAGATACACATTGTATTCACAGTATTCATCTGTTACTCAAATTATGCTGATTGTTTTCTCAGAAATATACATACCAGTAGTTCCTGCATTATGttaaacaaatgaagagtttgttagcaaaaaacgataagtccatatttgccaaatggagatacattgtatttgcgattaatggtcaagaaaaataaagagaataataagaaaatttttgcttcttttgaccataactttaaaaatgtacctttagtgaccgatatatcatttaaaaggtatcattttgtactttatgacagagaccgtacttcaaaatcttaaaaaatggacttaccggtttttgcgaacaaactcttcaaatataccaggcctgagagTTTCTGGTCAAAATTATGTACATGAGGTGACTTCGATAgcactatacatgtattttctgaggggtgCAATATTATGTAGTACTTTTGTACTACACTAGTAAAGCTTGtaacattgatgatgatgatgatgatgatgatgggatgtgtgtgtgtgtgtgtgtgtgcatgtgtgtaacTTCATGCTAGGCATGTGTCAGTGGAAAGACCTCACAAGCATGGGACTCGCACACTGTCATGATGGGAGTTAATGTACTGCCTCAACAGTCTCCTCGCACTTACCATCATACATTCTTTACTCTTAACCTCTAGTCAGTGATTATCACAGAATAAGTCAAGACCAATTGATATCTCTCAAACTCGACAGGTCATGGTATTTGCCCTTGAGACATTGCACAAAGTTTATTCATGATGATCATAAAGAATGTGATGATATCAATCTACCAGTGATAGGGTAAATACCGTAGTGTCATCTCTGTCTTCAAAGGGGATACTGTATATTAGTAGACGTGCTAAGGGGGTAAACCAAGGAGGTGctgctcgcctagtacctccttgggtaaatgctgcattttttagtaca
This sequence is a window from Diadema setosum chromosome 13, eeDiaSeto1, whole genome shotgun sequence. Protein-coding genes within it:
- the LOC140236808 gene encoding sodium- and chloride-dependent glycine transporter 2-like; the encoded protein is MLLFAGLPLFFLELCFGQYSSSGPISAWRSVPMMKGVGYGMVAVSAWVAIYYNVIITYTIFYMFKSMTSKLPWIGCHHEWNTPYCSELVEDCMKAGGIMTMNNTCISVGNMTIDEIDSYNVTMDGNITVSFNDPLADMRRRPSEEYYRHGVLHDSEDMGKFGYVIWQLALCLLLAWTLEFIFLAKGVKSSGKVVYFTAIFPYIVLFILLIRGLTLPGHMEGILFFIKPKWELLRNPRVWKDAAVQIFFSLSASWGGLITLSSYNRFKNNCMRDALIVPVLNCATSIFAGFVIFSIMGYMAHELGKPVGEVVDEQFGLAFIAYPEAVARLPISPLWAFLFFFMLITLGLGSQLCIVETVVTSIADEFPNLLRKRKIFVLGTYCLLAFFLGLICVTQAGNYWVILMDKYAADFALLIFGMSECIGMGWIYGVKTFTNDIRSMLGDRIVDHPLFNWWKLNWCFLTPAVLSFVMLFSWISWEPPMATETYAFPPWAHVLGWLLIVSIIMWIPIYWVYAFVSAKGDSFRERIKAMTTPTASWGPMVEANRQHAWDVHSQNGTSMGGELQKCSPGPSAVYHPAPLRETV